The sequence ACCAGTTCCGGGTCGTCCTTGCGGATGCCGACGCCCACGCCCTCGCCGAAATATTTGGGGTCTGTGTGCTCGGCGCCGGTGAACTTGCAGCACTTGCCCTCACCGGTGCCGAGCCATTCCAGCAGCACCACCTTGTCGGCGAGCACCGCGTCGAGACGGCCATTGGCAAGGTCGAGATTGGCCTCGTCCTGCTTGCCATAGAGCTTCACCTCGGCGCCGGCCTTGGCATAGACATCTTCGAGATAGTTGGAATGGATGGTAGAGCCCTGCGCGCCCAGCACCTTGCCTTTCAGCGCCTGCGGCGAGGTGTCGGTGATCGCCGAGCCCGTCGGCACGACGAAGGTGGCGGGGGTCTTGTAGTATTTCTTCGAGAAGGCGATCTGCTGCTTGCGCTCCTCGGTGATCGACATCGAGGCGACGATGGCGTCGTATTTGTTGGCGAGCAGCGCCGGGATGATGCCGTCCCAGTCCTGCGCGGTGAAGGTGCATTCAACCTTCATCCTGGCGCAGAGCGCCTTGGCGATGTCGACATCGAAGCCTTTCAGCTCGCCATTCTCGATATAGTTGAAGGGCGGATAGGCGCCTTCGGTGCCGATGCGGACGGTCTTCCATTCCTTGGCGGAGGCGCCGCCGGCCAGGGGCACGGCAAGGATGGCCACGGCAAGGGTGGTCGCGGCAAGGGTGGTCGCGGCAAGGGTGGCCGCCGCCGTAAACCGGGTGACGAGGCTCATGATGTTCCCCTCTGAATGAGTACGCTGCGCCGGTTTGTTCTGTCGTTTCCGGCAACCCATGCTGGCACTATTTCCGAATATTGCGCAACTGGGCTGCCGCTTCCCTAGTCACAAAGTCGTACTGATCCATTTGTGTGCATTGCAGCGCCATAGCGGGCGCCGATCGGCTGACGGCGCGGCACGGGTTGACGCTGCGCGCGCGCTGGTGTGTCTCAGCTTGAAACAGCTCTATTGAGGAGAAGCGCGCTATGGCGACGGCAGACGATGTGAAGGCGCGGCTGGCGCAGGTTTCCGCCCCCGACGGCCGTCCCGTGACCGAGGCCGGCGTGCTCTCGGAGGTGCTGGTCTCGGACGGCAAGGTCTATCTCTCGCTCACCGTCGATGCGACTGAAGCCCGTGCCTGGGAGCCGGTGCGCGCCGCCGTGGAGCGCACCGTGCGCGGCACGCCGGGCGTGACCTCGGCGCTGGTGGCGCTGACCGCCGAACGCAAGGCCGGCCTGCCGCCGATCGCCTCGCACACGCCCGCCGCCGCGCGCGCGCCGGCCGCCGGCGGTCATTCGCATGCCGGCCATTCGCACGCGCAGCCGCCGGCCGATCCGCAGAAGGAGACGCCGGGCCTGCCGGGCGTCGGCGCCATCATCGCGGTGGCTTCCGGCAAGGGGGGCGTCGGCAAGTCGACGCTCGCGGCCAATCTCGCGCTTGGCCTCGCCGCCTCGGGGCTCAAGGTCGGCCTGCTCGACGCCGATATTTACGGCCCCTCCGTGCCGCGTCTGATGGGGCTGAAGGGCCGGCCGGAGGTGAACGGGCGGATGATCACCCCGATGCAGGCTTTCGGCCTCAAGGTGATGTCGATCGGCTTCCTCGTCGAGGAAGAGACGCCGATGATCTGGCGCGGGCCGATGGTGATGTCGGCGATCAGCCAGATGCTGAAGGAAGTGAACTGGGCGCCGCTCGACATTCTCGTCGTCGACATGCCGCCCGGCACCGGCGACGCGCAGCTCACCATGGCGCAGCAGGTGCCGCTGGCCGGCGCGGTGATCGTTTCCACCCCGCAGGACCTTGCGCTGATCGACGCGCGGCGCGGCGTCGCCATGTTCCAGAAGGTGAACGTGCCGGTGCTCGGCGTGGTCGAGAATATGAGCTACTTCATGTGCCCGCATTGCGGCACCCGCTCCGACGTGTTCGGCCATGGCGGGGCGCGGCACGAGGCGCAGCGGCTCGGCGTGCCCTTCCTCGGCGAGGTGCCGCTGCAAATGTCGATCCGCGAGACCTCCGATGCCGGCCTGCCGGTGGTGGCGACCCGGCCGGACAGCGCGGAGGCCGGCATCTACCGCGCCATCGCCAGTTCGGTGCGCGAGGCGCTGGCCGGCCGGCGCGGTGCGGCGCGCCCGGCGCCGCGCATCGTGATGGAAGGCTGACGCGAACCGGCGAGGGGGGCTGCCTTCCCTCGCCGCGCTCAGCGCGGCTGCGCCGCGAAGGCGGTGAAGAGGGCTTCGATCTCGGCAAAGCCCATGGCCTCGTCGAGGAAGTCGAAACGCCCCTCGCTTTGCATCGCCCGGGCGGCGCGGATCACCGCGCCATAGGCGAGGCGGGCGAGGCTGGAGCCGATGCTGATGCGCCGCACGCCGGCCGCGCTCAGTTCCTCGCGGGTGAAGCGTGTCTTGCCGATGCCGATGACGACATTGACCGGCCGGGAGACGGCCGCGCACACCGTCCGCACCGCGTCGATGTCCGGCAGGCCGGGGGCGTAGAGCACATCCGCGCCCGCCGCCTCGAAGGCCTGCAGCCGGCGGATGGTGTCGTCGAGATCGGGCCGGCCCCAGAGAAAGTTCTCCGCCCGCGCGGTGAGCACGAAATCGCCGGGCAGGCCATTGCGGGCCTCGGCCGCCGCCGCGATGCGCTCCACCGCGAGGGTGAAATCGTAGATCGGCGCGTCCCGCCGGCCGGTGTGGTCCTCCAGCGACCCGCCGGCCAGCCCGAGGGCGGCCGCCCTGCGGATGGTTTCGCCCGCGCTTTCGGGACTGTCGCCGAGGCCCATTTCCAGATCGGCCGACACGGGCAGCGGCGTTGCGGCAACGATGCTGGCGCAGTGGGCGAGAAGGTCCTCGCGCGAGGTGGTGCCCTCGGCGACGCCGCGGGAAAAATCCATCCCGGCGCTGGTGGTGGCGAGGGCGGGATAGCCCAGCGCGGCGAAGATGCGCGCCGTGCCGGCATCCCACGGGTTGGGCAGGATGAAGGCGCCGGGCCCCTCATGCAGGGCGCGGAAGCGGGCGGCCTTGTCGTTCATGGCGAGCACTCCGATGACCACCGGACGCTAATGCCGTCATGTGAACATATCAAGAACATTTCCGCGTGGGCCGGCGCTGGGGCCAAGCCGGTTGCCCTTCGCCGCCGGCTGTTGCAAACATCCTCGCCCGTCTGCGAGGGATGCCTGCCCATGAAGCGCCGCGACTTTCTCCGCTCCGCCGCACTCGCCGCTCCCGCGAGTGCGCTCGCCGCGCCCGCCTTGGCGCAGGGCGCGCCGCAGGTGCGCTGGCGGCTCACCTCCTCCGTGCCCAAGGTGCTGGACGCCATTTTCGGCGCCAATGAGCTGGTGTCGAAATATGTGAGCGAGGTGACGGAAGGCCGCTTCGTCATCCAGAACTTCGCCGCCGGCGAGATCGTGCCGGGGCTTCAGGCGCTCGACGCGGTGCAGAATGGCACGGTCGAGGTGGCGCAGACGCCGCTCTATTACTACACCGGCAAGGACCCGTCCTTCGCCTGCTTCACCACCATGCCCTTCGGGCTGAACGCGCGCATGCAGAATGCGTGGTTCTATCACGGCGGCGGACGCGAGCTTCAGGACGAGTTCCTCGCCAAATACAACCTCGTGGGCTTCCTCGGCGGCAATACCGGCACCCAGATGGGTGGCTGGTTCCGCAAGGAGGTGAAGGACCTCGCCGACTTCCGCGGGCTGAAATTCCGCATCGGCGGCATTGCCGGGCAGGTGGTGGCCAAGCTCGGCGTGGTGCCGCAGCAGATCGCCCCCGGCGACATCTATGCCGCGCTGGAAAAGGGCACGATCGACGCCTGCGAATGGGTCGGCCCCTATGACGACGAGAAGCTCGGCTTTGTCCGGGTGGCGCCCTATTACTACTATCCCGGCTGGTGGGATGGCGGGCCGACGATGAATGTCGTCGTCAACCGCGACAAGTGGAACGCCCTGCCCAAGAGCTATCAGGCCGCGTTCGAAGCGGCGGTGGCCTATGCCAATAGCGACATGCTGGCGAAATACGACGCCTTCAACCCGGCGGCGCTGCGCCGGCTGGTGGCGGCGGGGGCGCAGTTGCGCACCTTTCCGCAGAGCTTCCTCGACGCCTCCTGGCAGGCCTCGAATGAGCTGATCGCCGAGATCGGCGCCAAGAACCCCGGCTTCAAGAAAATCATGGACGCGCAGACCGCCTTCCGCAACGAGGAATATCTGTGGTGGCAGGTTGGCGAGTACCCCTATGACGGCTACATGATCCGCGCCCGCACACGGGGGTGAGGTCTATGAAAAAACAGAGGAAACGCCGATGCCGCATGTGCCTTCCCGCCGGGGCCTGATCCGGGGTGCCGGCCTCGCCACCGCCGCCGCTGCCTCGACGCTGGCGGCGCCCGCGCTCGCCCAGAGCCTGCCGACGCTGCGCTGGCGGCTCACCTCCAGCTACCCGAAATCGCTCGACACCATCTATGGCGCCGCCACCCTGCTGTCGAAATATGTCGGCGAGGCCACGGACGGGCGCTTCACCATCGACGTGTTCGCCCCCGGCGAGATCGTGCCCGGCCTGCAGGCGTTCGACGCCGTGCAGAACCGCACGGTCGAGGTGTGCCAGACGGCGCTGTATTATTACATCGGCAAGGACCCGTCCTTCGCCCCCTTCACCACGCTGCCCTTCGGGCTGAACGCGCGCATGCAGACGGCGTGGCTCTACCATGGCGGCGGCAATGAGCTGCAGGCAGCGTTCCTGGCGAAATATGGCGTGGTGGGCTTTGCCGGCGGCAATACCGGGGCGCAGATGGGCGGCTGGTTCCGCAAGGAAATCAAGACCGTCGCCGATCTCAAGGGGCTGAAGATGCGGATTCCCGGCATTGCCGGGCAGGTGCTGGCGCGGCTCGGCCTCGTGCCGCAGAATTTCGCCGGCGGCGACATCTATCCCGCGCTGGAGAAGGGGACGATCGACGCCGCCGAATTCGTCGGGCCGGTGGATGACGAGAAGCTCGGCTTCGTGCGGGTGGCGCCCTATTACTATTATCCCGGCTGGTGGGAAGGCGGGCCGACCATCCACTTCATCGCCAATTCGAAGGCGTGGGAGGAACTGCCCAAGGCCTACCAGGCGGCGTTCGAGGCGGCCTCCGCCTACGCCAATGCCGACATGCTGGCGAAATATGACGCCCGCAACCCGGCGGCGCTGCGCCGTCTGGTGGCCGGCGGGGCGCAGCTCCGCCCGTTCCCGTCGGAGATCATGGATGCCTGCTACAAGGAAAACACCGCGCTGATGGCGGAGATTTCGGCCAAGAACGCCGATTTCAAGAAGATCTACGACTCGATGCTCGCCTTCCGCAACGAGGAGTATCTGTGGTGGCAGGTCGGCGAATACCCCTATGACGGCTACATGATCCGCGCCCGCCAGAAGGGGTGAGCCGACCCTGCGGGCGCCTCCGCGCGGCGGCTCAGGCGGCGCCGCGCGGCTCCTTGCGGGCGACCACGACCGGCCGCGCCGCCAGATGGTGGTGCATGGTGTAAAGCCCCGCCGCCATGATCAGCGCCATGCCACCGATGGAGACGAGATCGGGCATCTGGTGAAACAGCGCGGCGGAGAGGCCGACGGCGACCACCACGGAGGCGTAGCGGAAGGGCGAGACCACCGCCGTCTCCGCCGCGCGGAAGGCGGAGATGGTGAGCATGTGGCCGACCACCAGCGACAGGCTGCCGCCGACGAGATAGGCCAGCGTCGCCCCGTCCAGCGCGTGCCAGGTCTCCACCGAGCTGCCGGCGATGCCGAAGCTCATGCCGACCACCGTGGTGCCGAAGGTGACGACGAGGGTCGGCACATGGGCGCCGATGCGGCCGGTGATGAAATCGCGGAACGCCATCAGCAGCGCGGCGGCGAGCGGCAGCAGCGCCATCGGGTCGAAGGCGGAACTGGCGGGCTTCACGATCAGCATCACCCCGGCGAAGCCGACCGCCACCGCCAGCCACTGGCGCCAGCCAATATGCGCGCCGAAGAACAGCACCGCCACCGCCATGGTGGCGAGCGGGGTGATCTGCAGGATCGCGGTGGCATCGGCGATGGACATGCGGGTGATGGCGGTGATGAACAGCATCGCCACGCAGGCTTCCGCCACCGCGCGCGCCAGCACTCGCCAGTCGGCGGCGAAGCGCAGCGCCGGCAACTGCCCCTTCCAGCCCAGCACCGCGATCAGGCACAGCGCCGCCATCAGCCCGCGCACGGCGAGGATCTGCGAGGGCGGGATGTGCTCCAGCGCGAGCTTGGAGAAGGCATCATTGGTGGAGAAGATCGACGAGCCGGCGATCATCAGCAGGATGCCGCGCTTGGCGCTGGGGGCGTGCATGGGGAGGGTCCGAAGAAGAGAAGCCGGGTTAAAGGCCGCAATCACGGCAGGACTGCGGCCTTGGCCGAAATAGTGGTACGCAAATGAAATGCGCGGTCAGCATTCCTCGCGGTCAGCATTCCTCGCAGGCGGCGTCGCCCGCGAGGTCGTCCGCCTCGACCAGCCCGCCCGCGCGCCGTTCCAGCGCCTGCGAGGCGACGCACAGGCCGAGCGCACCGACCGCCAGCGCCGCCCCGACCCAGGGCAGGTCCGCATAGCTGACGCCCAGCGTGATCGCCGCGCCGCCGATCCACGCGCCGGCGGCATTGCCGAGATTGAACGCGCCCTGATTGAGCGTCGAGGCGAGGTTGGGCGCGCCTTCCGCCGCGTCGACGACCCGCATCTGGATCGGCGGCACCACGGCGAACACCAGAATGCCCCAGACGAAGACGGTGGCGACCGTGGCGGCGGCGAAGCCGCTGAGGAAGACGAACGCCACCAGCACGGCGGCCAGCCCGATGAAGCTCGCCATCAGCGAGGGCATCAGCCGCCAGTCGGCCAGCCTGCCGCCGAGCAGATTGCCGATGGTGATGCCCACCCCGAACAGCAGCAGCACATAGGTGACGGCGTGCGGGGTGAAGCCGGTCACGTCGCGCAGCAGCGGGGCGATATAGGTGAACACCGAGAACAGGCTGGCGGAGGCGAGCACGCTCATCAGCATGGTGAGGATCACCTGCGGGCGCTTCAGCACCGCGAATTCGCGCAGGATGTTACCGGCCGAATGGGGAATGTCGCGCGGCACCCACAAAGCGATCGCGCTGACCGCGAGAATGCCGATGAGCACCACCGCCCAGAAGGTGGAGCGCCAGCCGGCGGCCTGGCCGAGCGCGGTGCCGAGCGGCACGCCCAGCACATTGGCCAGCGTCAGCCCGGCAAACATCAGCGCGATGGCGCTGGCGCGCTGGTTCGCCGGCACGAGGTTCGCCGCCACCACCGCGCCGATGCCGAAAAAGGCGCCGTGGCAGAAGGCGGTGACGACGCGCGCGCCCATGAGGAACCAGTAGTCCGGCGCGATGGCGCAGAGGAAATTGCCCAGCACGAACATGCTGGCGAGGCCGATCAGAGTCGCCTTGCGCGGCAGGGAATTGGTGATGATGGCGACGATGGGCGCGCCCACCACCACGCCGAGCGCATAGCCCGTGACCAGCAGGCCGGCGGCGGGGATGCTGACCGAGAGATCGGCGGCGACCTCCGGCAGGAGACCCATGATGACGAATTCGGTCGTGCCAATGCCGAAAGAGGCCATGGCGAGGGCCAACAGCGGAAGCTGCATCGCGAAACGCTCTATGTCGAAAAAGGGTGTGTTGGCTGCTGTTTAGCAGCGCGATTCCGCCAATCCTATGCACGTTGTATTGCAGCGCAGCAACATCGCGGCGCGCGCGGCAGCCATGCGCAGGGCTGGAAGGGCCGGGATCAGCCGCCGGTGAGGCTCATATGCCGGCGCACCGCCGGGGCCTGGCCGGGGCGGTCGATCACGAAATCGTGGCCCTTGGGCTTGCGGAAAATGGCGTCGTCTAGCGCGGCGTGTAGCGTCTCGTCGCTCTCGGAGGCGCGCAGGGGCGCGCGCAGATCGGCGGCGTCGTCCTGGCCGAGGCACATATAGAGCGTGCCGGTGCAGGTGACGCGGACGCGGTTGCAGCCCTCGCAGAAATTATGCGTCAGCGGGGTGATGAAGCCGAGCCGTCCGCCGGTTTCCTTTATCGAGACATAGCGCGCCGGGCCGCCGGTGCGGAACGGAATGTCTTCCAGCGTCCAGCGCTCGGCGAGGCGGGCGCGCACGGTGGAAAGGGGCAGATACTGGTCGATCCGCTCGGCGCCGGTTTCGCCCAGCGGCATCACCTCGATGAGCGAGAGGTCCATGCCGCGCCCATGCGCCCATTCGATCAGGCCGGGAATCTCGTCCTCATTCTCGCCGGCCAGCGCCACGGCATTGAGCTTCACATGCAGCCCGGCCTGCTGCGCCGCGTCGATGCCGGCGAGCACCTTGGACAGGTCGCCCCAGCGGGTGAGCGCGCGGAAACGGTCGGGGTCCAGCGTGTCGAGCGAGACATTGATGCGCTTGACCCCGCAATCGGCGAGCTCGCGCGCGAAGCGGGCAAGCTGCGAGCCATTGGTGGTCAGGGTGAGTTCTTCCAGCGCGCCGGAATCGAGATGCCGGCCCAGCGAGCGGAACAGGGTCATCACATCGCGGCGCACCAGCGGTTCGCCGCCGGTGAGGCGAAGCTTCTTCACGCCGCGCGCGACGAAGGCGGAGCACAGGCGGTCCAGCTCCTCCAGCGTCAGCAATTCCGGCTTGGGCAGGAAGGTCATGTGCTCGGCCATGCAGTACACGCAGCGGAAGTCGCAGCGGTCGGTGACCGAGACGCGCAGATAGGTGACGGCGCGGCCGAAAGTGTCGACGAGCGGCGCACGCGGGGTCTCGCGCTGAAAACGGTCGATGACGGCTTCGCTGGTGCTCACGCAGTCGCTCCCGCGCCGAAGGGCGCTGTTTCTTGCGTCTATTTCTAAAGGCCGGTGCCGGGCCTGCCAAGCCGCGCCACCCTATCGGGCGATAGCCTAACCCATTCGTGACACGGTCATTGCGCAAGTGCCCGCCCCGGACGGGGAGGGGATTGGCGAAGCCCCGCGCTCTGTCTATGTGGGGAGAAACGCCAGGAGAGGAAGACGCCCGTGACCGACGCCGTCCATTGGCCGACCGAGATCAAGGTGCACAAGGACCGCCGTGTGCTCACCATCGCCTTCGAGGGCGGGGCGAGCTACGCGCTGCCGGCCGAATTGCTGCGGGTGGAAAGCCCCTCCGCCGAGGTGCAGGGCCATTCGCCGGCGGACCGCCAGTTGGTCGCGGGCAAGCGCGAGGTCCGCATCACCGAGGCGATCCCGGTGGGCAATTACGCCGTGCGGCTGATCTTCGATGACGGCCATTCCACCGGTATCTACACCTGGGACTGGCTGTATGAACTCGGCCGCGACCAGGAGGCGCGGTACAAGCGCTATCTGCAGGAACTGGCGGCGAAGAATCTCTCGCGCGACGCCCCCGGCACGGTGCGCCGGCACTGAGCCATCGCGCTCCCGCTGGGCTCATCCCGGCTCGCCGCCTTCGGGTCGGCCGGGATGAGGATGAACGGGCATGCCGAACGGCCGTTGATGACCGTCCGGTGCGGGGTCAGTTCAGCACGACCACCATGGTGCCGACGCTGACGCGCTCATAGAGATCGGTCACGTCGTCATTGGTCATGCGGAAGCAGCCGGAGGACACCGCCTGGCCGATCGTCTCCGGCTCATTGGAGCCATGGATGCGGTACAGCGACGAGCCGAGATAGAGCGCGCGGGCGCCGAGCGGGTTGTCGATGCCGCCGGGCATGTAGCGCGGCAGGTCGGGGCGGCGCTGCAGCATCTGCGGCGGCGGGGTCCAGCCCGGCCATTCGGCCTTGCGGGTTATGGTCTTCACCCCGCCCCAGCGGAAGCCGTCGCGGCCGACGCCGATGCCGTATTTCAGCGCCGTGCCATTGGGCTGCACCAGATAGAGCCGGCGCTCGGCGGTGTTCACCACGATGGTGCCGGGCTTGTACTTGCCGCTATAGGGCACCA is a genomic window of Ancylobacter sp. IITR112 containing:
- a CDS encoding ABC transporter substrate-binding protein — its product is MSLVTRFTAAATLAATTLAATTLAVAILAVPLAGGASAKEWKTVRIGTEGAYPPFNYIENGELKGFDVDIAKALCARMKVECTFTAQDWDGIIPALLANKYDAIVASMSITEERKQQIAFSKKYYKTPATFVVPTGSAITDTSPQALKGKVLGAQGSTIHSNYLEDVYAKAGAEVKLYGKQDEANLDLANGRLDAVLADKVVLLEWLGTGEGKCCKFTGAEHTDPKYFGEGVGVGIRKDDPELVAMFNKAIDEIVADGTYKTINDKYFPFSVY
- a CDS encoding TRAP transporter substrate-binding protein, with translation MPHVPSRRGLIRGAGLATAAAASTLAAPALAQSLPTLRWRLTSSYPKSLDTIYGAATLLSKYVGEATDGRFTIDVFAPGEIVPGLQAFDAVQNRTVEVCQTALYYYIGKDPSFAPFTTLPFGLNARMQTAWLYHGGGNELQAAFLAKYGVVGFAGGNTGAQMGGWFRKEIKTVADLKGLKMRIPGIAGQVLARLGLVPQNFAGGDIYPALEKGTIDAAEFVGPVDDEKLGFVRVAPYYYYPGWWEGGPTIHFIANSKAWEELPKAYQAAFEAASAYANADMLAKYDARNPAALRRLVAGGAQLRPFPSEIMDACYKENTALMAEISAKNADFKKIYDSMLAFRNEEYLWWQVGEYPYDGYMIRARQKG
- a CDS encoding isocitrate lyase/phosphoenolpyruvate mutase family protein, with the protein product MNDKAARFRALHEGPGAFILPNPWDAGTARIFAALGYPALATTSAGMDFSRGVAEGTTSREDLLAHCASIVAATPLPVSADLEMGLGDSPESAGETIRRAAALGLAGGSLEDHTGRRDAPIYDFTLAVERIAAAAEARNGLPGDFVLTARAENFLWGRPDLDDTIRRLQAFEAAGADVLYAPGLPDIDAVRTVCAAVSRPVNVVIGIGKTRFTREELSAAGVRRISIGSSLARLAYGAVIRAARAMQSEGRFDFLDEAMGFAEIEALFTAFAAQPR
- a CDS encoding TRAP transporter substrate-binding protein, with amino-acid sequence MKRRDFLRSAALAAPASALAAPALAQGAPQVRWRLTSSVPKVLDAIFGANELVSKYVSEVTEGRFVIQNFAAGEIVPGLQALDAVQNGTVEVAQTPLYYYTGKDPSFACFTTMPFGLNARMQNAWFYHGGGRELQDEFLAKYNLVGFLGGNTGTQMGGWFRKEVKDLADFRGLKFRIGGIAGQVVAKLGVVPQQIAPGDIYAALEKGTIDACEWVGPYDDEKLGFVRVAPYYYYPGWWDGGPTMNVVVNRDKWNALPKSYQAAFEAAVAYANSDMLAKYDAFNPAALRRLVAAGAQLRTFPQSFLDASWQASNELIAEIGAKNPGFKKIMDAQTAFRNEEYLWWQVGEYPYDGYMIRARTRG
- a CDS encoding DMT family transporter, translating into MHAPSAKRGILLMIAGSSIFSTNDAFSKLALEHIPPSQILAVRGLMAALCLIAVLGWKGQLPALRFAADWRVLARAVAEACVAMLFITAITRMSIADATAILQITPLATMAVAVLFFGAHIGWRQWLAVAVGFAGVMLIVKPASSAFDPMALLPLAAALLMAFRDFITGRIGAHVPTLVVTFGTTVVGMSFGIAGSSVETWHALDGATLAYLVGGSLSLVVGHMLTISAFRAAETAVVSPFRYASVVVAVGLSAALFHQMPDLVSIGGMALIMAAGLYTMHHHLAARPVVVARKEPRGAA
- a CDS encoding L,D-transpeptidase family protein, with the translated sequence MRLKTLAALALGAVIAAASVPAMAQSASTPSFFSFFPRPSNFGNGPVKGYSSIRRQVVPYSGKYKPGTIVVNTAERRLYLVQPNGTALKYGIGVGRDGFRWGGVKTITRKAEWPGWTPPPQMLQRRPDLPRYMPGGIDNPLGARALYLGSSLYRIHGSNEPETIGQAVSSGCFRMTNDDVTDLYERVSVGTMVVVLN
- the moaA gene encoding GTP 3',8-cyclase MoaA translates to MSTSEAVIDRFQRETPRAPLVDTFGRAVTYLRVSVTDRCDFRCVYCMAEHMTFLPKPELLTLEELDRLCSAFVARGVKKLRLTGGEPLVRRDVMTLFRSLGRHLDSGALEELTLTTNGSQLARFARELADCGVKRINVSLDTLDPDRFRALTRWGDLSKVLAGIDAAQQAGLHVKLNAVALAGENEDEIPGLIEWAHGRGMDLSLIEVMPLGETGAERIDQYLPLSTVRARLAERWTLEDIPFRTGGPARYVSIKETGGRLGFITPLTHNFCEGCNRVRVTCTGTLYMCLGQDDAADLRAPLRASESDETLHAALDDAIFRKPKGHDFVIDRPGQAPAVRRHMSLTGG
- a CDS encoding MFS transporter, with the translated sequence MQLPLLALAMASFGIGTTEFVIMGLLPEVAADLSVSIPAAGLLVTGYALGVVVGAPIVAIITNSLPRKATLIGLASMFVLGNFLCAIAPDYWFLMGARVVTAFCHGAFFGIGAVVAANLVPANQRASAIALMFAGLTLANVLGVPLGTALGQAAGWRSTFWAVVLIGILAVSAIALWVPRDIPHSAGNILREFAVLKRPQVILTMLMSVLASASLFSVFTYIAPLLRDVTGFTPHAVTYVLLLFGVGITIGNLLGGRLADWRLMPSLMASFIGLAAVLVAFVFLSGFAAATVATVFVWGILVFAVVPPIQMRVVDAAEGAPNLASTLNQGAFNLGNAAGAWIGGAAITLGVSYADLPWVGAALAVGALGLCVASQALERRAGGLVEADDLAGDAACEEC
- a CDS encoding gamma-butyrobetaine hydroxylase-like domain-containing protein → MTDAVHWPTEIKVHKDRRVLTIAFEGGASYALPAELLRVESPSAEVQGHSPADRQLVAGKREVRITEAIPVGNYAVRLIFDDGHSTGIYTWDWLYELGRDQEARYKRYLQELAAKNLSRDAPGTVRRH
- a CDS encoding Mrp/NBP35 family ATP-binding protein gives rise to the protein MATADDVKARLAQVSAPDGRPVTEAGVLSEVLVSDGKVYLSLTVDATEARAWEPVRAAVERTVRGTPGVTSALVALTAERKAGLPPIASHTPAAARAPAAGGHSHAGHSHAQPPADPQKETPGLPGVGAIIAVASGKGGVGKSTLAANLALGLAASGLKVGLLDADIYGPSVPRLMGLKGRPEVNGRMITPMQAFGLKVMSIGFLVEEETPMIWRGPMVMSAISQMLKEVNWAPLDILVVDMPPGTGDAQLTMAQQVPLAGAVIVSTPQDLALIDARRGVAMFQKVNVPVLGVVENMSYFMCPHCGTRSDVFGHGGARHEAQRLGVPFLGEVPLQMSIRETSDAGLPVVATRPDSAEAGIYRAIASSVREALAGRRGAARPAPRIVMEG